A single region of the Marmota flaviventris isolate mMarFla1 chromosome 10, mMarFla1.hap1, whole genome shotgun sequence genome encodes:
- the Smim42 gene encoding small integral membrane protein 42 has product MSSPQLPVFSWDKGTFATAISDPVYLVKVLFFSALLMTLITLLILAWKVTKGNSNKNRRQEATLLA; this is encoded by the coding sequence ATGTCTTCTCCACAACTCCCAGTTTTCTCGTGGGACAAGGGTACATTCGCCACTGCCATATCTGATCCTGTCTACCTAGTAAAAGTTCTCTTCTTCTCTGCTCTCCTGATGACTCTGATCACCCTACTCATCCTGGCCTGGAAGGTCACCAAAGGCAATAGCAACAAGAACAGGCGGCAGGAGGCAACGCTGCTGGCCTGA